A window from Salvia miltiorrhiza cultivar Shanhuang (shh) chromosome 2, IMPLAD_Smil_shh, whole genome shotgun sequence encodes these proteins:
- the LOC131012076 gene encoding uroporphyrinogen decarboxylase 1, chloroplastic-like, with translation MGFSTISSSCCGVGWRYSSLFTPLNFVPGSFSGAASSQKQSRSFISAHASASSSDPLLVKAARGELVNRPPAWMMRQAGRYMAVYRKLAEKYPSFRERSETTDLIVQISLQPWEAFRPDGVIIFSDILTPLPAFGVPFDIEEVRGPVIQSPIRSEQDLKALHPIDLEQLQFVGDSLKILRKQVGEQAAVLGFVGAPWTIATYIVEGGTTRTYTTIKSMCHTAPALLRSLLSHLTKAIAEYIIYQVESGAHCIQIFDSWGGQLPPHMWELWSKPYIDEIVRTVKQKCPQTPLVLYINGNGGFLERMKGTGVDVIGLDWTVDMADGRKRLGSDISIQGNVDPACLFSPLPAITNEIKRVVSNAGMKGHILNLGHGVLVGTPEEAVAHFFDVARSFDSDSPVKIHAVGEPNMVA, from the exons ATGGGCTTCTCCACCATTAGCAG TTCCTGCTGCGGTGTGGGCTGGAGATACTCGAGCTTGTTTACGCCCCTGAATTTTGTGCCCGGAAGTTTCAGTGGAGCCGCGTCATCTCAGAAGCAATCTCGCTCATTCATCTCCGCACACGCTTCTGCTTCTTCATCTG ATCCTTTGTTGGTCAAGGCTGCAAGAGGGGAGCTAGTAAACCGACCTCCTGCATGGATGATGCGTCAAGCAGGAAGGTACATGGCTGTTTATAGAAAGCTTGCAGAGAAATATCCATCCTTCAGAGAGAGATCAGAGACGACTGATCTCATTGTGCAAATTTCTTTGCAGCCTTGGGAAGCTTTCCGTCCCGATGGAGTTATTATTTTCTCTGACATACTTACTCCACTACCTGCATTTGGTGTTCCTTTTGACATAGAGGAGGTGAGAGGTCCCGTTATACAGTCTCCCATTCGTTCTGAACAGGACTTGAAAGCACTGCACCCTATCGATCTGGAGCAACTGCAATTTGTAGGAGATTCTCTTAAGATATTGCGGAAACAG GTAGGGGAACAGGCTGCAGTTTTGGGCTTTGTTGGAGCTCCTTGGACAATTGCTACATATATTGTTGAAGGTGGGACGACTCGAACATATACAACAATAAAGAGCATGTGCCATACAGCACCCGCTTTGCTAAGGAGTCTTTTGTCTCATCTAACAAAGGCAATAGCTGAATACATCATCTACCAAGTGGAGTCTGGAGCTCATTGCATACAAATATTCGATTCATGGGGTGGCCAATTGCCACCTCATATGTGGGAGCTGTGGTCTAAGCCTTATATCGATGAG ATAGTGAGAACAGTCAAGCAGAAATGCCCTCAAACCCCTCTTGTGCTCTATATCAATGGAAATGGTGGATTCCTAGAACGGATGAAAGGAACTGGTGTTGATGTGATTGGGCTCGACTGGACGGTGGATATGGCTGATGGGAGGAAACGGTTGGGCAGTGACATTAGTATACAAGGAAATGTGGATCCTGCCTGTCTATTTTCTCCTCTTCCTGCCATAACCAATGAAATCAAAAG GGTCGTAAGCAATGCAGGGATGAAGGGCCACATTCTGAACCTGGGCCATGGAGTTCTTGTTGGTACTCCGGAGGAAGCAGTGGCTCATTTCTTCGACGTTGCAAGAAGCTTTGATTCTGATTCCCCAGTCAAAATCCATGCAGTTGGAGAGCCCAATATGGTAGCTTGA